A window from Bacillus marinisedimentorum encodes these proteins:
- a CDS encoding thioredoxin family protein: MKDAKQQDILQAINSGQTGAVYFYTPMCGTCKLAGKMLEVTEAMQPGLQILKGNLNIMPAIAEQWEIESVPCLLLYGAGGTEKMYAFHSVEHVNKKLKKHWMSRLRH; the protein is encoded by the coding sequence ATGAAGGATGCGAAGCAACAGGATATCCTCCAGGCCATTAACAGCGGACAGACAGGCGCTGTTTACTTTTATACACCAATGTGCGGAACGTGCAAATTGGCAGGTAAAATGCTTGAAGTAACGGAAGCAATGCAGCCAGGGCTGCAGATTCTGAAAGGGAATCTTAATATAATGCCAGCGATAGCAGAACAATGGGAGATTGAAAGTGTTCCGTGCCTGCTGTTATATGGTGCAGGCGGCACTGAAAAAATGTATGCGTTCCATTCAGTGGAGCACGTAAACAAAAAGCTGAAAAAACATTGGATGAGCAGACTCCGTCATTGA
- a CDS encoding toprim domain-containing protein yields the protein MEDRVKKVIIVEGKSDKKKIQPIINENVQIVCTHGTMGVEKLDEWVEMFYDLDLYILVDADYSGDKLRRQFVQEFPFARHLYIDRVYKEVAAAPEQHLAMVLASADINIHPEFLIGPGSENR from the coding sequence GGAAAGTCAGATAAGAAAAAAATCCAGCCGATCATAAATGAAAATGTACAGATCGTTTGCACACACGGAACGATGGGTGTTGAAAAGCTTGATGAGTGGGTGGAAATGTTTTATGACCTTGACCTATATATTCTGGTTGATGCAGATTATTCCGGAGATAAACTAAGGCGGCAATTTGTACAAGAGTTTCCGTTTGCCCGCCATCTATATATTGATCGTGTCTACAAAGAAGTCGCTGCCGCGCCTGAGCAGCACCTTGCCATGGTGCTTGCAAGCGCAGATATTAATATCCACCCTGAATTCCTAATAGGACCGGGAAGTGAAAACAGATGA